The DNA window CACCACGCCAATGCCACCGGCACCCTGGAGGTGCTCCAGGCGGCCCGGCGGGCAGGCGGCCTCTATGTCGCGGCGGCGTCCTCGTCGTCGGTGTACGGCGCCAACCGCGAGCTGCCCAAGCGGGAGGCGATGCGTACCGCGCCGATGAGCCCGTATGCGGTGAGCAAGCTGGCCACCGAGGCGTATCTGACGGCCTTTCACCACTGCTATGGGCTGGAGGTGCTGCCGTTCCGGTTCTTCAATGTCTTCGGGCCGCTCCAGCCGGCCGGGCACTCCTATGCGGCGGTGGTCCCGGCGTTTGTGGAGGCGGCGCTGGCCGGGCGACCGCTGACGGTGCACGGCGACGGCGGCCAGACCCGCGACTTCACCTTTGTGGGTACGGTCTCCCGGGTGCTCTGCGACGCGGTGCTGCGGCGGGTGGTGCACCCCGATCCGGTGAACCTCGCCTTCGGCACCCGTACCTCGCTGACCGAGCTGGTCGCCGAGCTGGAGTCGGTGCTGGGCAGCCCGGTGGCGGTGGAGCACACCGAGCCGCGCCCCGGCGACGTACGCGACTCACAGGCGGACAACGCCCGGCTGCGGTCGCTCTTCCCCGAGGTGCGGCCGGTGCCGCTGCGGGAGGGGCTGGAGCGCACGGTGGAGTGGTTCCGGTCCTGACGCGGGGCCGCCCGGCCGCCCGGCAGCGCGCCGCGCCGTCGGCCGTACGGCGGCCCTATGCGCCGCCGCCCCGGCCCGGCATCGGCCGGGCCGGGGAGCCGATCACCGTGGTGTGCGGCGGCACATCCCGGGTGACCACGGCCGCCGCGCCGACAAAGGCCCCCCGGCCGACCGTGCGGCCCTGGAGCACCACCGCGTTGCTGCCCACCGTGGCGTCGTCCTCCAGCAGCACCGAGCCGGAGACATTGCCGCCCGGGTAGACGGTCACCCGCTCCCCCAGCACCGCGTCATGGCCCACCGTGGCGTTGTAGTGCACCTGGCTGTGCGGGCCCAGCCGGACGCTGCTGGAGATATACGCCCCGCCGAGCACGATGCAGCCCTCCGCCAGCTCGGTCTCCGGCGCCACCACCGCCCGGGGGTGCACCAGGGTGGCGGGCCGGGCACCGCGCTCCGCCAGCAGCGGGGCGAGCCGCTGCCGCGCCCCGGGGTCGGCGATACCGATCACAT is part of the Peterkaempfera bronchialis genome and encodes:
- a CDS encoding NAD-dependent epimerase/dehydratase family protein, which encodes MRVVITGGAGFIGANLARTLLEQPEVEQVRVVDDLSTGSKANLAGLDVAFHEGSILDPALLDEVFAGADAVVHLAALPSVPRSVADPVASHHANATGTLEVLQAARRAGGLYVAAASSSSVYGANRELPKREAMRTAPMSPYAVSKLATEAYLTAFHHCYGLEVLPFRFFNVFGPLQPAGHSYAAVVPAFVEAALAGRPLTVHGDGGQTRDFTFVGTVSRVLCDAVLRRVVHPDPVNLAFGTRTSLTELVAELESVLGSPVAVEHTEPRPGDVRDSQADNARLRSLFPEVRPVPLREGLERTVEWFRS
- a CDS encoding acetyltransferase; protein product: MSTMSQGISAPDAATATDPHPAPGPAAEDGGGLWIAGAGGVGREALDTALASGVRVAGFLDDHRAGGRVRGLPVLAPRQIPDGARYVIGIADPGARQRLAPLLAERGARPATLVHPRAVVAPETELAEGCIVLGGAYISSSVRLGPHSQVHYNATVGHDAVLGERVTVYPGGNVSGSVLLEDDATVGSNAVVLQGRTVGRGAFVGAAAVVTRDVPPHTTVIGSPARPMPGRGGGA